The following are encoded in a window of Kitasatospora fiedleri genomic DNA:
- a CDS encoding carbohydrate ABC transporter permease, whose product MNPRGAGTARRPRRNGAATSKGGWLSNTLAIAFCLVWVFPVYWMVNTAFKPRSEAMTSTPLFLPKSPTLANFDAAINQTSFVQNLCNSLIVVGGTVLLAVVLGMFAAAALSRFRFRGRRSIMVAILIVQMLPGSALLIPTFLVFNRMGLLGTYTGLILAYVAIVLPFSIWVMRGFFIAVPVEIEEAARIDGASTWQVLYKILFPLVAPGVVASSVFAFITAWNDYLIAFTFMKDQDHYTLPVWLASFSTPTTGTDFSGQMAGSVVFSLPVVVFFLLVQRKLVSGVSAGAVKG is encoded by the coding sequence GTGAACCCGCGAGGAGCCGGTACCGCGCGCCGCCCGCGCCGCAACGGCGCCGCGACGTCCAAGGGCGGCTGGCTGTCCAACACCCTGGCGATCGCCTTCTGCCTGGTGTGGGTCTTCCCGGTCTACTGGATGGTCAACACCGCCTTCAAGCCCCGCTCCGAGGCGATGACCTCGACCCCGCTGTTCCTCCCGAAGTCCCCGACGCTGGCGAACTTCGACGCGGCGATCAACCAGACCTCCTTCGTGCAGAATCTGTGTAACAGCCTGATCGTGGTCGGCGGCACCGTGCTGCTCGCCGTCGTGCTGGGCATGTTCGCGGCCGCCGCGCTGTCCCGGTTCAGGTTCCGCGGCCGCCGCAGCATCATGGTGGCGATTCTGATCGTCCAGATGCTGCCCGGTTCCGCACTCCTCATCCCGACGTTCCTGGTCTTCAATCGGATGGGCCTGCTGGGCACGTACACCGGGCTGATCCTGGCCTACGTCGCGATCGTGCTGCCGTTCTCCATCTGGGTGATGCGCGGCTTCTTCATCGCCGTCCCGGTCGAGATCGAGGAGGCCGCCCGCATCGACGGAGCCTCCACCTGGCAGGTCCTGTACAAGATCCTCTTCCCGCTGGTCGCCCCCGGGGTCGTCGCCTCCAGCGTCTTCGCGTTCATCACGGCGTGGAACGACTACCTGATCGCCTTCACCTTCATGAAGGACCAGGACCACTACACGCTGCCCGTGTGGCTGGCCTCCTTCAGCACGCCCACCACCGGCACCGACTTCAGCGGACAGATGGCCGGCTCGGTCGTCTTCTCCCTCCCGGTCGTCGTCTTCTTCCTGCTCGTCCAGCGCAAGCTCGTCTCCGGCGTCTCCGCCGGCGCCGTGAAAGGCTGA
- a CDS encoding carbohydrate ABC transporter permease: protein MLTVTIAPIVFLVYTSFTDYDQRSLFTGTYHLVGLRQYGVLLGDSRFWDALLRSILFTSAMVAGSIAVGAAVAQLLTRLGTVLRTTVTLVLVLAWAMPTVASSLVWKWLFQPGYGVVNWLITQTHLFGDMTSTDWANDPFLAALSIWLLVVWQAVPFIALTLYAALTQFPVELQEAARLDGAGEWRVWWSIVLPFLRPTLMLVTLMSVIWDFNVFNQIWLVSAGGPDSATTTLGIFAYRTAFVGFKIGQGAALSVITTAILVAITALYIRKLLRSGEDL, encoded by the coding sequence ATGCTCACCGTCACCATCGCGCCGATCGTCTTCCTGGTCTACACCTCCTTCACCGACTACGACCAGCGCTCGCTGTTCACCGGCACCTACCACCTGGTCGGCCTGCGCCAGTACGGCGTGCTGCTCGGCGACTCCCGGTTCTGGGACGCGCTGCTGCGCAGCATCCTGTTCACGTCCGCCATGGTGGCCGGGAGCATCGCGGTCGGCGCCGCGGTCGCCCAACTCCTCACCCGGCTGGGGACGGTGCTGCGCACGACGGTGACGCTCGTGCTGGTCCTCGCCTGGGCGATGCCGACCGTGGCCTCCTCCCTGGTGTGGAAGTGGCTCTTCCAGCCCGGCTACGGCGTCGTCAACTGGCTGATCACCCAGACCCACCTGTTCGGCGACATGACCAGCACCGACTGGGCCAACGACCCGTTCCTGGCCGCCCTGTCGATCTGGCTGCTGGTCGTCTGGCAGGCCGTGCCGTTCATCGCCCTGACGCTGTACGCCGCGCTGACCCAGTTCCCGGTCGAACTCCAGGAGGCCGCCCGGCTCGACGGCGCGGGGGAGTGGCGGGTGTGGTGGTCCATCGTCCTGCCGTTCCTGCGCCCGACCCTGATGCTGGTCACCCTCATGTCGGTGATCTGGGACTTCAACGTCTTCAACCAGATCTGGCTCGTCTCCGCGGGTGGCCCCGACTCCGCGACCACCACGCTGGGCATCTTCGCCTACCGGACCGCCTTCGTCGGCTTCAAGATCGGCCAGGGCGCGGCGCTGTCGGTCATCACCACCGCCATCCTGGTCGCGATCACCGCCCTCTACATCCGCAAACTGCTGCGCTCCGGGGAGGACCTGTGA